From Anastrepha obliqua isolate idAnaObli1 chromosome 3, idAnaObli1_1.0, whole genome shotgun sequence:
AACCTCTTCTAgcatgcaaaaaatatatatcttatCTGAGTTTAAGCCCATATgcacatagagggaaatgaaattgccgatgagcttgcctgAAGAGGGTCCACAGAACCAATTTCAGTTGTGCCCATCTCAGATATTAATGTTCTTAACCGCTGTTAAAGGAAAActtcacaatttctttcttaaaaaatcacaaGACAGATGGAGTTCTATCTTATCGTGTGCTATCTCACAATCACTTTGGCTTTAGTGCAACAGAAGCAGGAGATCAAAGCGAGGGGATTCCAAGCcactcaattttcaaactcatgtGATGATTAGAGGCAACTGGGTGATCGTAACTCaagcggagaagcttggacttccgtgcaacccccattgcagaagctgtggggatcggGCAGGGAAATATACtgctgagcactttctttgttaATCgggtctggcggctaggcgcttgaggttCCTTAATGTGCCTTTCAAGGATAACCTGGGGCAGTCCTTCAGTCTAGATCTCATTTCATTCCCTCGCTACATCAACACTCGATGTCTGAAGatagtttttctttctttaagttttcgaaattttttcgcaaGTGGTGGTGTACTTTGTGGTACTAAAACGGCACTCTAGTGGCAGTAGTGATACTAACCTacctacagggttgcccatattcgacggacccatgggTTTATGGGGCCTgctccaatcgacgaggcttgtccgcaggcaacaatctttgcgtcaattgcatcttatacgggaataaatgcaaatcaatacggataattcgttgtaaagtggtccgaccaatgcccaactgctgagaacggcgattttgggatgtccttggcgacgtctcaacactggcccgtacaagagcaatattctcatccgatcgccttggtcgtacctttcgtacaaacatttaatggtgttcttagaaggcgcacttttcacaatatttaattttttatgcgcacgttgagttttcacaattgacttcttttgttgaatgtaaatttcaacaatttcggagcgctcgcgtggcatgtactgttccatggtaaaaatctgcttggactgacgcttccaacgcggtatgccaTTAAGCGATTTGACGTCtatgtcaaaagatacagggttgccagatgggtccgtcgaatattggctacCCTGTACCTTCCTAGCCACTTAGCGGTAagcataaaatttgcaaaagggTTAACGTAAATGAGCAGAAGATTTCAGATGATTTCTACCTGAacgtaaatttacatatttgacTATCTAAGAGTTCAGTCATTACTAAAGTTTCTGTctctttaaaagaaattaatttgatCTTTCTGTTCAGGTTTTTTCTAGACAGAAGAAACAAGCCGCCTTTTTAATtaagacataaattttttttttttattttatttggtataattttatgccactttatattcttttttattattcttattttttatatataggagtggtattttattccagtttttatgttattttaattatgtattccagatttttttttttaatttttgaccttttattcttttattttaccatattttactttattatttcattattatttcttatttttgttctaGTTTTTCgagtattatttttatgttgtgtTACTTTATgtgttttggtgttttttgttttgattctttatgtacgattttttattttgatctttttattttatattatttaaaaaatttttgcataaaaagttaaaaaaaaactattatttttattataatatatttggtttaattttattactcttttatttttcaatgttattttattttacatcttcttgatttgtttttttatattatttttgcttctttattttatgatatttcattttaattttttcgtttgggCATAAGTTGGGTATGAAAATAAGTTTCCGCcatcgtaaaagaggtgtcactgctgatactattttcttgttcgctctagtaatacatatattggtgatttgaaggtgtatatgtgaggtctcgatcacaGTAGTTCATATTCGTTGAAAGagtaaaaatccttttttagCATTTGTGGGAAGTCGTttcattagtagcttttaaagaaaagtgtagCTGAAACATGTCGTTTATTCATCAATATTTACGATAATCATGTTCCATTATTCGACACTtctaaagtggcaatttcgacgtgaataataaagatcgcgaaggagcaccgaaaaaattcgaaggtaCTCAACTAAAAGAACTATTGAATGAAGACGTcaaacccttgatgatatgtctaaagggttggatgttgacagatcaaccgtcggtaaacgtttgcacgcgattgGAATGGTCCAAAAAGCAGGTAACTGTGTGCCACATTAATTGAAGCAGGGATATCGCGAGGCGTTTGAGGACCTGTgggatgcttcttgaacggcagaaaaaaacattttctgcatcgcatcgtcactggcgatggatttaagcgtcgaaaatgttggagcctgccggATGaatcaggtccatcgacagcgaaaaaaaatattcatccttcattgctgcatgacaacgccaggccacacgttgctaaatcggtccagaaatattagaaaaactgAATCTTgtcccacccgccgtattcgccagacattgcaccttaggattaccatctgttccgatcaatgcagtcagcccttattgaacAGCGGTGCACTTCTTATGAGAGCATCGccaactggctcaatgaatggatctagtcaaaagaactcggatttttcgtcagaggaattcgtattctgcctgaaagatggagtaaagttgtagcttccaatgacaGATACTTctcattattaattaattatttaaatgattcgtaactttggctaagaaaggacggaaacttattcccatacccaatatagtTCCATctcattttttctttcttatttaatttaatttttttattttatattatttaattcctCTACATTTTTTGGAATATATGTAGGATTTGCAGTATTTTATTTCACACGTCTGCACGACGTGACTACTAAAATCCAACAATTGGTGACCCCGACATAAAAACCGCAAAAAATTTAGCAGTTACCTTGGCGCAACCAACGGAAGTAAAATCATCCCGTTACAAGCCACAGGCCGTACCGCTAAGGGGAACCGTTCTACAAGTCACGCCACATAACCTGCAAGGCTCTAGGACAACACAGTGGCAAAAAAATTTGGATTGCCATTTCGCACAGCAAGACATttgcaaatataattaaaaattttattattattattttaatttttttttcatcgaaaTGCCAGCTGACGACGTAACACCACTTTTGCCAAAACCATCGATAGTTTTGGATGTTGTCCCCGCCACAATTCGTGTTCCTAGCTTCAGTCAAGACAGGCCGGGACTCTGGTTCGCGCAATTAGAATCCCAGTTCTGGAATCATAACATCGAAAATGAGGTCGACAAATTCCACCACACGATTCCGCTAATTGACATACGCATAGCTGCCGACGCAGAGGATATTATTTTCAATCCACCTGCACAAAGTCCCTACCAAAAATTAAAGACAGCGTTGGTTGGTTGTTATTCCAAATCGAGAGAGGTAAAACTCCTTCAGCTGCTGGACGGTGAGTGTCTCGGTGATAAGACACCCTATCAACATCTTCGACTCCCGCGTAGTCTAGTTTCAGTCATTAATGAGGAAGTACTAAGAGCAAGGTGGCTCTCACACATGCCCGACCAAATGCGTGCATGTTTAGTTGCACAACGGTCAGCCGAGCTACAAGAATTGGCTACTAAAATCCAACTCCTTTGACTACTAAATCCAACTCTTTTATTTACATCGCAGAACATACTTTTGTATCACAGGTTTGAGGAGATCATCAGGATATGCGCAATATGTAAAGTACATTGCTAAAATAGCTTAATTAGTAGGAGTAAGAGAGATAGCATAGTACAGCATAGTAAGCATAGTAATTTAGAATATTAATGTAAAGTAGAATGAAGGATAACTTAACCCTTAGTTGAATGCATCCAAGTGAACTTAATATTAACCTTTATACATGAACAGTTTGGTATATAAAATTActgtataaattattattattattatataaatcaatatattatataaattgttTAATGTGGGTGCCGCCACATATATAGTATACTTATTAAcgtatttcttaattttatttaatatttttatgtaatatagtttattttttaatatataatatatcaattaattcatttttttattttatacaaaatacttatttaatttatttttatttttatttatttaatatatatgtataatatatatagagaatttaatttttttattcggtttttattattttattttatattacttcttaatttttgttgttgttttttatgattttcttatttttcaaatcattttttttaattttttatcttttatttcgtgctattttatttgaatggacttatttattatattttacgcCTTTATATTCCATCCATTTTGTTTCATTCTGCTAACTACATTTCCCTCACGTTCCACTTTTTCGCGCTTTTAATCGCTTGCCCATAATCTTACAGCATCTCAAAACAccattaatttttaacaatgcgCATAACTGTTGCCTTCTGCCATAAACTTAATCACACCCATTTACTCAGCCAAACGTTCAAATATGACTACATATAAAT
This genomic window contains:
- the LOC129242159 gene encoding uncharacterized protein LOC129242159, which codes for MPADDVTPLLPKPSIVLDVVPATIRVPSFSQDRPGLWFAQLESQFWNHNIENEVDKFHHTIPLIDIRIAADAEDIIFNPPAQSPYQKLKTALVGCYSKSREVKLLQLLDGECLGDKTPYQHLRLPRSLVSVINEEVLRARWLSHMPDQMRACLVAQRSAELQELATKIQLL